Proteins from one bacterium genomic window:
- a CDS encoding inorganic diphosphatase translates to MASHPWHDVELGDIDAFRAVIEIPKGSKVKYELDKESGLIKVDRVLYSSVVYPANYGFLPRTLGDDDDPLDVLVLMQEPVVPLSLLYARPIGMMEMVDQGKQDEKIIAIHLHDPAYASYNNISELPPHVMQEVRRFFEDYKKLENKEVLVRDFFGPAKAKDTIRHAIENYRRAFSA, encoded by the coding sequence GTGGCGAGTCATCCGTGGCATGACGTGGAGCTTGGCGACATCGACGCCTTCCGCGCGGTCATCGAGATTCCCAAGGGCAGCAAGGTCAAATACGAGCTCGACAAGGAGTCGGGCCTCATCAAGGTCGACCGCGTGCTGTATTCGTCGGTCGTGTATCCGGCAAACTACGGCTTCCTGCCGCGAACGCTCGGCGACGACGACGATCCGCTTGACGTGCTCGTGCTGATGCAGGAGCCGGTCGTGCCGTTGTCGCTTCTGTACGCGCGGCCGATCGGCATGATGGAAATGGTCGATCAGGGCAAACAGGACGAAAAAATCATCGCGATTCATCTGCACGATCCCGCTTACGCGTCGTACAACAATATCAGCGAGCTGCCGCCGCACGTGATGCAGGAAGTCCGCCGCTTTTTCGAGGATTACAAGAAACTCGAAAACAAGGAGGTATTGGTGCGTGATTTTTTCGGCCCCGCGAAGGCGAAGGACACGATCCGGCACGCCATCGAAAATTATCGCCGCGCGTTCAGCGCGTAG
- the tkt gene encoding transketolase produces MPLDPLDLERLSRVANAIRFLSMDAVQKANSGHPGAPMGLAEIGAVLWARHLRFDPDDENWLGRDRFMLSNGHACMFQYSLLHLFGCDLSIDDIKNFRQYESKTPGHPERAHTPGVEITTGPLGQGFANGVGMALAAKMAAQHFPDGEGFSPFDQWIHVIASDGCLMEGVTQEAASLAGHLKLDNLIVYYDDNHISIDGPTEITYSDDVAGRFASLGWHVQSIDGHDLNAIDNAITTAKEARKPAIVICRTHIAHGAPHAHDTSDSHGAPLGDEEIAATRKALGWDLPPFELPDDVRDFCGGVVHERREARAAWNRRFTAWNDANPDRARALDDFWNRRLPTDLFDALIAVAPDKKDATRSLGHAVLQKVAALVPGLAGGSADLAVSNKTDIKNGGAVAPGNFAGRNIHFGVREHGMGAIVNGMAAFGGWRPYGSTFLIFTDYLRPTLRLASIMHLPVVHVCTHDSFQLGEDGPTHQPIEHLDSLRLIPGILVLRPADGVETGAAWYAALQHSGPSILSLTRHKIPPVKRDAPYTIHDLLNGAQVVETHLDEEATIVATGSEVWIAQEAARLLREEHGIATRVVSMLCRERFLSRTEEERERIVPFDRPVCSIEAGATPGWAIVTGRRGLSIGLDRFGASAPDDVLREKFGFTPEQVAGRVRAWLASLDSSAGTPPSGA; encoded by the coding sequence ATGCCGCTCGATCCGCTTGATCTCGAACGCCTTTCGCGCGTCGCCAACGCCATCCGTTTCCTCTCCATGGACGCCGTTCAGAAGGCGAACTCCGGCCACCCGGGCGCGCCGATGGGCCTTGCGGAAATCGGCGCCGTGCTGTGGGCCAGGCACCTGCGTTTTGACCCCGACGACGAGAACTGGCTGGGGCGCGACCGCTTCATGCTCTCGAACGGCCACGCGTGCATGTTTCAGTATTCGCTTTTGCACCTTTTCGGCTGCGATCTGTCGATCGACGACATCAAGAATTTCCGCCAGTACGAGAGCAAAACGCCCGGCCACCCCGAGCGCGCGCACACGCCGGGCGTTGAGATCACCACCGGCCCGCTCGGTCAGGGCTTCGCCAACGGCGTCGGCATGGCGCTCGCCGCGAAGATGGCCGCGCAGCACTTTCCGGACGGCGAAGGATTTTCGCCGTTCGATCAATGGATTCACGTCATCGCCTCCGACGGCTGCCTGATGGAAGGCGTCACGCAGGAAGCGGCGAGCCTCGCCGGGCACCTGAAGCTCGACAACCTGATCGTCTACTACGACGACAATCACATCTCGATCGACGGCCCCACCGAGATCACCTATTCCGACGATGTCGCCGGGCGATTCGCGTCGCTCGGATGGCACGTGCAGTCGATCGACGGGCACGATCTGAACGCGATCGACAACGCCATCACGACCGCGAAGGAGGCGCGCAAGCCCGCGATCGTCATCTGCCGGACGCACATCGCCCACGGCGCGCCGCACGCGCACGACACCTCCGACTCGCACGGCGCGCCGCTTGGCGATGAGGAGATCGCCGCGACGCGAAAGGCGCTCGGCTGGGACCTGCCGCCGTTTGAGCTGCCGGATGACGTGCGCGATTTCTGCGGCGGCGTCGTACACGAAAGGCGCGAGGCGCGCGCGGCGTGGAACCGCCGTTTCACGGCGTGGAACGACGCCAACCCGGATCGCGCCCGGGCACTCGACGATTTCTGGAACCGCCGCCTGCCAACCGATCTGTTTGACGCGCTCATCGCCGTCGCACCGGACAAGAAGGACGCAACGCGCTCGCTTGGCCATGCGGTTTTGCAAAAGGTCGCCGCACTCGTGCCAGGGCTTGCGGGCGGATCCGCGGACCTGGCCGTCTCGAACAAGACGGACATCAAGAATGGCGGCGCCGTCGCGCCCGGAAATTTCGCCGGCCGCAATATCCATTTCGGCGTGCGCGAGCACGGCATGGGCGCGATCGTCAACGGCATGGCCGCGTTCGGCGGATGGCGCCCCTACGGCTCGACGTTCCTCATTTTCACGGACTATCTGCGCCCCACGCTGCGGCTCGCGTCGATCATGCACCTGCCGGTCGTTCACGTGTGCACGCACGACTCGTTCCAGCTTGGCGAGGACGGGCCGACGCACCAGCCGATCGAGCACCTGGATTCGCTTCGCCTGATCCCCGGCATTCTGGTGCTGCGTCCGGCGGACGGCGTCGAGACGGGCGCCGCGTGGTACGCCGCGCTGCAACACTCCGGGCCGAGCATCCTGTCGCTGACGCGGCACAAGATCCCGCCGGTCAAGCGCGACGCGCCGTACACGATCCACGATCTGCTGAACGGCGCGCAGGTGGTTGAAACGCATCTCGACGAGGAGGCGACGATCGTCGCCACGGGCTCCGAAGTCTGGATCGCGCAGGAGGCCGCGCGGCTTTTGCGCGAGGAGCACGGCATCGCGACGCGCGTCGTGTCGATGTTGTGCCGCGAGCGATTCCTTTCGCGCACGGAAGAAGAACGCGAGCGAATCGTGCCGTTCGACCGACCGGTGTGCTCGATCGAGGCCGGCGCAACGCCGGGATGGGCCATTGTCACCGGGCGGCGCGGCCTTTCCATCGGCCTTGACCGTTTCGGCGCCTCGGCGCCCGACGATGTCCTGCGCGAGAAGTTCGGTTTCACGCCCGAACAGGTCGCCGGGCGCGTTCGCGCGTGGCTCGCGTCGCTTGACTCGTCCGCCGGCACGCCGCCGTCGGGCGCGTGA
- a CDS encoding FAD-dependent oxidoreductase, which translates to MAHANNTSHGSIWLSTAEAEPFEPLAGDVYADVAIVGGGLTGILTAWLLKDAGKSVILVERERVGHGETGHTSGHLTEVFDRRYFELVSKFSKSDAALANESARDAMGMIENMTREMGIDCDFARIPGYLYVERQSQELELRRELTALRDLDIDAEWIESPPLPFVTRGALRFADQARFHPLRFLNGLAARIPGNGCAIHEHTRVIDVREGEPCRVITDRGTVLAENVVIATNSPATNRYALLTKLAAYRTYAIGVHLKTPAAPMDALFWDTETPYHYIRTQTIDGEPVVIVGGEDHKTGAVENTEACYIRLEEYARARFDVEWAPYRWSGQILNPVDGLPYIGRNVMSDRVFIATGYAGTGLTGAAIASMILSDAILEIENRYAGLYDARRVKPLASAARFLAENKDYPARLVTDRLNRRPVGAGDSEIEDLPRGYGRVIALDGERIAVYRDDTGKLHAMDPTCTHLGCHVAWNGAERSWDCPCHGSRYTATGRVIHGPATQDLHLAPLPEYRRTPAEPRTKTQEEKRK; encoded by the coding sequence ATGGCGCATGCCAATAACACAAGCCACGGGTCGATATGGCTGTCGACGGCCGAGGCCGAACCGTTCGAGCCGCTGGCGGGGGACGTTTACGCCGACGTCGCGATTGTGGGCGGCGGGCTTACGGGAATCCTCACCGCGTGGCTCCTGAAGGACGCCGGCAAATCCGTCATCCTGGTCGAACGCGAGCGTGTCGGCCACGGCGAAACCGGCCACACGAGCGGGCATCTCACCGAGGTCTTCGACCGGCGCTACTTCGAGCTTGTCTCCAAGTTCTCAAAATCCGACGCCGCGCTCGCCAACGAATCCGCGCGCGACGCCATGGGCATGATCGAGAACATGACGCGCGAGATGGGCATCGATTGCGATTTCGCCCGCATCCCCGGATATCTCTACGTCGAGCGGCAAAGCCAGGAGCTGGAGCTTCGGCGCGAGCTGACGGCGTTGCGCGACCTGGATATCGACGCCGAGTGGATCGAGTCCCCGCCGTTGCCGTTCGTCACGCGCGGAGCGCTGCGTTTCGCGGATCAGGCGCGGTTTCACCCGCTCCGTTTCCTGAACGGCCTGGCGGCGCGCATTCCGGGCAACGGATGCGCCATTCACGAGCACACGCGCGTCATCGACGTGCGCGAGGGCGAGCCCTGCCGCGTCATCACCGACCGCGGAACGGTGCTCGCGGAAAACGTCGTCATCGCGACCAATTCCCCGGCGACCAACCGCTACGCGCTTCTGACGAAGCTCGCCGCGTATCGGACCTACGCGATCGGCGTGCACCTGAAGACGCCGGCCGCGCCGATGGACGCGCTGTTTTGGGACACCGAGACGCCGTACCACTACATCCGCACGCAGACGATCGACGGCGAGCCCGTCGTGATCGTCGGCGGCGAGGACCACAAGACCGGCGCGGTCGAGAACACCGAGGCGTGTTACATCCGGCTCGAGGAATACGCCCGCGCGCGATTCGATGTGGAGTGGGCGCCGTATCGCTGGTCGGGCCAGATCCTGAATCCGGTCGACGGCCTGCCGTACATCGGCCGCAACGTGATGAGCGATCGCGTCTTCATCGCCACCGGCTACGCGGGCACGGGCCTCACCGGCGCGGCGATCGCGTCGATGATCCTCTCGGACGCGATCCTGGAGATCGAGAACCGGTACGCCGGGTTGTACGACGCGCGGCGCGTCAAGCCGCTCGCGTCGGCGGCCCGCTTCCTGGCCGAGAACAAGGACTACCCCGCGCGACTCGTTACCGACCGGCTGAACCGGCGGCCCGTCGGCGCGGGGGATTCCGAGATCGAGGATCTGCCGCGCGGATACGGGCGCGTGATCGCCCTGGATGGCGAACGGATCGCAGTCTATCGCGACGACACGGGCAAGCTGCACGCGATGGATCCGACCTGCACGCACCTTGGCTGCCACGTCGCGTGGAACGGCGCGGAGCGAAGCTGGGATTGCCCGTGCCACGGCTCGCGGTACACCGCGACCGGCCGCGTGATCCACGGTCCGGCGACGCAGGATCTTCACCTCGCGCCGCTGCCCGAATACCGGCGCACGCCGGCCGAGCCGCGCACGAAGACCCAGGAGGAAAAACGGAAATAG